From a single Fusobacterium ulcerans ATCC 49185 genomic region:
- a CDS encoding FAD binding domain-containing protein, with translation MFSFSKYFPAQSLQEAYDELLKSKKNIILGGTSYLRMENTSYNTAIDLSSLSLDYIKEDEEYIHIGAMASFREIETNSIILNLFNGILSKSVENIIGVQFRNNVTVGATVFSKYGFSDLIPTLLSLDTTVVLFNGGAISLEEYLSTEGKTKDILVEIKIRKAIGKGSFQSIRKSKTDYAITNTAVTNEKGNFRIAIGVRPGKAKLACKAMELLNHSDNITDEVIDKACSIITEEITFGSNMRGSSEYRAAISKVMTKRAIKEVL, from the coding sequence TTGTTTAGTTTTTCTAAATATTTTCCTGCTCAATCTTTGCAGGAAGCCTATGACGAACTTTTAAAAAGTAAAAAAAATATTATACTTGGAGGAACTTCTTATCTTAGAATGGAAAATACTTCATATAATACTGCTATAGATCTTTCTTCTCTTTCCCTTGATTACATCAAAGAAGATGAAGAATATATTCACATTGGAGCTATGGCTTCATTTAGAGAAATAGAAACTAACTCTATTATTTTAAATTTATTTAATGGAATTCTTTCAAAATCTGTAGAAAATATAATAGGAGTTCAATTCAGAAATAATGTTACTGTTGGAGCTACTGTTTTTTCTAAATATGGTTTTTCTGACCTTATCCCTACACTTTTATCTCTTGATACTACTGTTGTTCTTTTCAATGGAGGAGCAATTTCTCTGGAAGAATATTTGTCTACAGAAGGAAAGACAAAAGATATCCTTGTTGAAATAAAAATAAGAAAAGCTATTGGAAAAGGATCTTTTCAAAGTATCAGAAAAAGTAAAACTGACTATGCTATAACTAATACAGCTGTTACAAATGAAAAAGGAAACTTCAGAATTGCCATTGGTGTAAGACCAGGAAAAGCTAAGCTAGCTTGTAAAGCAATGGAGTTATTAAATCATTCTGACAATATCACTGATGAAGTTATTGATAAAGCATGCAGCATTATAACTGAAGAAATTACTTTTGGTTCTAATATGAGAGGAAGCAGTGAATATAGGGCTGCAATATCTAAAGTTATGACTAAGAGAGCTATAAAGGAGGTATTATAA
- a CDS encoding (2Fe-2S)-binding protein yields the protein MLLTLTVNGLKRELLISEDEYLLDTLRKAGYLSVKRGCDTGSCGLCTVLVDDKPVLSCSTLAARMNNKKITTIEGCQEEAAKFANFMADEGAEQCGYCAPGFTLTVLAMMKEYKNPTDEEILHYLNGNLCRCSGYVSQLRAIKNFMEAEKSNENSK from the coding sequence ATGCTTTTAACTTTAACTGTAAATGGACTAAAAAGAGAGTTATTAATATCAGAGGACGAATACCTTCTTGATACATTGAGAAAAGCTGGATATTTAAGTGTAAAAAGAGGATGTGACACTGGGTCTTGCGGACTTTGTACTGTCCTTGTTGATGATAAGCCCGTTCTTTCATGTAGTACACTAGCTGCCAGAATGAATAATAAAAAAATAACTACTATCGAAGGATGTCAGGAAGAAGCTGCAAAATTTGCCAATTTTATGGCTGATGAAGGAGCAGAGCAATGTGGTTACTGTGCTCCTGGATTTACTTTGACAGTTCTTGCTATGATGAAGGAATATAAAAATCCAACAGATGAAGAGATACTTCATTATCTAAATGGAAACCTATGCAGATGCAGTGGATATGTTTCACAGCTTAGAGCAATAAAAAACTTTATGGAGGCTGAAAAATCTAATGAAAATAGTAAATAA
- a CDS encoding xanthine dehydrogenase family protein molybdopterin-binding subunit, with amino-acid sequence MKIVNKSIKKIDSIGIITGRPLYTDDLVINNNSLIVKLLRSPHAYAKILDIDTSIAKRVPGVEAVYTHHDVPKTMFTLAGQSYPEPSPYDRKILSEYVRYVGDPVAIIAAVDEKTAEKAMKLIKVKYEVLEAVIDYEKALDSDILVHPEDIHINFPIGFDNKRNLASSYLETKGDVEKGFEESDVIIEKTYYTQPQIHAMMETYRTACYLDAHGRLTVVSSTQIPFHVRRHLARALEMPSSRIRVIKPKIGGGFGGKQTSVCEIYPAFVTMKTGKPSKIIYSRKETQAYSNTRHAMRLKVKIGSDKEGNIKAIDINVLSNTGAYGEHAPTVTSLVVYKTFPLYAKVPMRCKADIVYSNTMVGAAFRGYGATQGTFAVESAVNELAHKLGIDPTEIRMKNLVDQSDKVSGDIKKCISIGKEAFDWENRTVKDMGNGKVRASGMAVTMQGSGIANVDTASATLKLHDSGDYTLYLGVTDMGQGCDTVLAQMASEILEVPVEKIIVNTADTDTSPYDPGAYASSGTYVTGNAVILAAEKMKKEVLDIASKLMNTSVEELEYLGESVQDKNGNKLSLRDIGERAVSFEGKNQIITSATWGGSTSPPPFIASFAEVEVDTLTGNTEVIDFLSVVDCGTPINPALAQVQVEGGIAQGIGLALYEDIQFDDRGKVKHDTLMQYKIPSRKDLGNINVIFSYSNEPTGPFGAKSIGEVVINTASPAIADAIYNATKARVRSLPITSEKLFWEIHSK; translated from the coding sequence ATGAAAATAGTAAATAAATCTATAAAAAAAATAGATAGTATTGGAATAATAACAGGAAGACCTCTATATACAGATGATTTAGTTATAAACAACAACTCTCTTATTGTAAAGCTTTTAAGATCACCTCATGCCTATGCAAAAATATTAGATATAGATACAAGCATTGCCAAAAGAGTTCCTGGGGTAGAAGCTGTTTATACACACCATGATGTGCCAAAAACTATGTTTACTCTTGCTGGGCAATCTTATCCTGAACCATCTCCATATGATAGGAAAATATTATCTGAGTATGTAAGATATGTGGGAGATCCTGTTGCAATTATTGCTGCTGTTGATGAAAAAACTGCTGAAAAAGCAATGAAACTTATAAAAGTAAAATATGAAGTCCTTGAAGCTGTCATTGATTATGAAAAAGCTTTAGACTCAGATATATTAGTTCATCCTGAAGATATACATATAAACTTCCCAATAGGATTTGACAATAAAAGAAACCTTGCTTCTTCATATCTTGAAACTAAGGGAGATGTAGAAAAAGGATTTGAAGAAAGTGATGTAATCATAGAAAAAACTTACTATACTCAGCCTCAAATACATGCAATGATGGAAACTTACAGGACTGCATGCTATTTAGATGCTCATGGAAGATTAACTGTAGTTTCATCTACTCAAATTCCTTTCCATGTGAGAAGACATCTGGCTAGAGCTCTTGAAATGCCAAGCAGCAGAATAAGAGTTATCAAGCCTAAAATAGGTGGAGGTTTTGGAGGAAAGCAGACTTCTGTTTGTGAAATATACCCAGCTTTTGTTACTATGAAAACTGGAAAACCTTCTAAGATAATTTATTCAAGAAAAGAAACTCAAGCATACTCTAATACAAGACATGCTATGAGACTAAAAGTAAAAATCGGTTCAGATAAAGAAGGAAATATAAAAGCTATTGATATAAATGTTTTATCTAATACAGGAGCTTATGGAGAACATGCTCCAACTGTTACTTCTCTTGTAGTGTACAAGACTTTTCCTTTATATGCTAAAGTTCCTATGAGATGTAAAGCTGATATAGTTTACTCTAATACTATGGTAGGTGCTGCATTTAGAGGATATGGAGCTACTCAGGGAACTTTTGCTGTGGAGTCTGCTGTCAATGAACTTGCTCACAAACTAGGAATAGATCCAACAGAAATCAGAATGAAAAATCTTGTAGACCAATCTGACAAAGTCAGTGGAGATATTAAAAAATGTATCTCTATTGGTAAAGAAGCTTTTGATTGGGAAAACAGAACTGTAAAAGATATGGGAAATGGAAAAGTAAGAGCCAGCGGAATGGCTGTTACAATGCAGGGATCAGGTATTGCCAATGTAGATACTGCCTCTGCCACTCTAAAACTTCATGATAGTGGAGATTACACACTTTATTTAGGAGTTACAGATATGGGACAAGGATGTGATACTGTTCTTGCTCAAATGGCTTCTGAGATACTTGAAGTACCTGTAGAAAAAATTATAGTAAATACTGCTGATACTGATACTTCGCCATATGATCCAGGTGCTTATGCTTCAAGTGGTACTTATGTTACTGGAAATGCTGTAATTTTAGCTGCTGAAAAAATGAAAAAAGAAGTTCTTGACATAGCTTCTAAGTTAATGAATACTTCTGTTGAAGAATTAGAATATCTTGGAGAATCAGTACAGGATAAAAATGGAAATAAACTTTCTTTAAGAGATATTGGTGAAAGAGCTGTATCTTTTGAAGGTAAAAATCAGATTATTACAAGTGCAACTTGGGGTGGATCTACATCACCTCCTCCATTTATTGCAAGTTTTGCTGAAGTGGAAGTAGATACTCTCACTGGAAATACTGAAGTTATAGATTTCCTTTCTGTAGTGGACTGTGGTACTCCTATCAATCCTGCTCTGGCTCAGGTACAGGTAGAAGGAGGAATTGCTCAGGGTATTGGCCTTGCTCTTTATGAAGATATTCAATTTGATGATAGAGGTAAAGTTAAGCATGACACACTTATGCAGTATAAGATTCCTTCTAGAAAAGATTTAGGAAATATAAATGTTATATTCAGTTATTCAAATGAACCTACTGGACCATTTGGAGCTAAATCTATTGGTGAAGTAGTTATCAACACAGCTTCTCCAGCTATTGCTGATGCTATCTATAATGCAACAAAAGCTAGAGTAAGAAGTCTTCCAATTACAAGTGAAAAATTATTTTGGGAAATTCACTCAAAATAA
- a CDS encoding xanthine phosphoribosyltransferase yields the protein MKLLKEYIEKNGKAIGTNILKVDSFLNHQIDPNLMMAMGEEFKRRFEDQGVNKILTIEASGIAIGLAAAYAFNVPLVFAKKKIPSTMGDFYTANVFSFTKNKDYTICVAKEFLSPNDRVLIVDDFLAMGNAVLGLKSLVESAGAEVIGAGIAVEKGFQQGEKLLVDNGVKVEALAVVDSLENGIIKFR from the coding sequence ATGAAATTATTAAAAGAATATATAGAGAAAAATGGTAAAGCCATTGGAACGAATATTCTAAAAGTAGATAGTTTTTTAAACCATCAAATAGACCCTAACCTAATGATGGCTATGGGAGAAGAGTTTAAAAGAAGATTTGAAGATCAGGGAGTTAATAAAATACTTACTATAGAAGCTTCTGGAATTGCAATAGGTTTAGCTGCTGCTTATGCCTTTAATGTACCTCTTGTTTTTGCTAAAAAGAAAATTCCTTCTACTATGGGAGATTTTTACACAGCTAATGTATTTTCATTTACTAAGAATAAAGATTACACTATTTGTGTAGCTAAAGAATTTTTATCACCTAATGATAGAGTCCTTATTGTAGATGACTTCCTTGCTATGGGAAATGCTGTATTAGGTCTTAAATCATTAGTTGAATCTGCTGGAGCTGAAGTTATTGGAGCTGGTATTGCAGTAGAAAAAGGATTTCAGCAAGGTGAAAAACTATTAGTTGATAATGGTGTTAAAGTTGAGGCTCTTGCTGTTGTTGATTCACTTGAAAATGGTATTATTAAATTTAGATAA
- a CDS encoding amino acid ABC transporter substrate-binding protein, with protein MKKLFMAVLVITVLASISLFAADGSLEKVKKDGYFIVGLDATFAPMGFRDENEEIVGFDIDLAKEVAKRMGVEARFKPCEWDGIIFDLRSKNIDMVWNGMTITEQRSKQAAFTTPYLVDGQIIFSRKGNEINKVSELAGKVVGVQLGSSGSQAVERNAIAPKLKEIKKYATNVEALLDLEAGRTDAVVMDAISGKYYNAKKNTLSFSEESLSDEYFAVALRKDDKALLDEINRLLDEMKKDGTFDQISLKWLGTTK; from the coding sequence ATGAAAAAATTATTTATGGCGGTTTTAGTTATTACGGTATTAGCTTCTATTAGTTTATTTGCAGCTGATGGTTCTTTAGAAAAAGTAAAAAAAGATGGATATTTTATAGTTGGATTAGATGCTACATTTGCTCCAATGGGATTCAGAGATGAAAACGAAGAAATAGTTGGATTCGATATTGACCTTGCTAAAGAAGTTGCTAAGAGAATGGGTGTTGAAGCTAGATTCAAACCTTGTGAATGGGATGGAATCATCTTTGATCTTAGAAGTAAAAATATTGACATGGTATGGAATGGAATGACAATCACAGAACAAAGAAGCAAACAGGCAGCTTTTACTACTCCATATCTTGTAGATGGGCAAATCATTTTCTCTAGAAAAGGTAATGAAATAAATAAAGTCAGTGAACTTGCTGGAAAAGTAGTAGGTGTTCAATTAGGAAGCTCTGGATCACAAGCAGTTGAAAGAAATGCTATTGCTCCAAAACTTAAAGAAATAAAAAAATATGCAACAAATGTAGAAGCACTTCTTGATCTTGAAGCTGGAAGAACAGATGCAGTAGTTATGGATGCTATCTCTGGAAAATACTACAATGCTAAGAAAAATACTTTAAGCTTCTCTGAAGAATCTTTATCAGATGAATACTTTGCCGTAGCTTTAAGAAAAGATGACAAAGCTCTATTAGATGAAATTAACAGATTATTAGATGAAATGAAAAAAGATGGAACATTCGATCAAATTTCATTAAAATGGCTAGGAACAACTAAATAA
- a CDS encoding amino acid ABC transporter permease, translated as MDGNIIFILKGMKLTVNLYVVTMLFSLPLGILLSLGRVSKNTTLSNMIQIYTWIFRGTPLLLQLFFVYYGLPVVGITLTPFAAASLTFVINYTAYFCEIFRGSILGIDPGQYEAAKVLGMKYWQTMIRIIIPQALITALPPLSNEAISLIKDTSLVSAIGMAEILRNSREIVTRDFSIAPFFICAVVYLGLSTIVVLFFKRMEKKVMI; from the coding sequence ATGGATGGAAATATAATATTTATTTTAAAAGGTATGAAATTAACAGTTAATTTATATGTTGTAACTATGCTTTTCTCTCTTCCTCTAGGGATATTATTATCCCTAGGGAGAGTTTCAAAAAATACAACATTAAGTAATATGATTCAAATATACACATGGATATTCAGAGGGACCCCCCTTTTACTTCAACTTTTCTTTGTGTACTATGGTCTTCCAGTAGTTGGTATTACTTTAACACCTTTTGCTGCTGCTTCTCTTACATTTGTTATAAATTATACAGCTTATTTCTGTGAAATATTTAGAGGAAGCATTCTGGGAATTGATCCAGGACAATATGAAGCTGCAAAAGTACTTGGTATGAAGTACTGGCAGACTATGATTAGAATAATAATTCCACAAGCTCTTATTACAGCACTTCCACCATTATCAAATGAGGCCATCTCTCTTATTAAAGATACTTCATTAGTTTCTGCTATTGGAATGGCTGAGATATTAAGAAATTCAAGAGAAATTGTTACTCGTGATTTCTCAATAGCACCATTTTTTATATGTGCAGTAGTATATTTAGGACTTTCTACAATAGTTGTTTTATTCTTTAAAAGAATGGAAAAAAAGGTGATGATATAA
- a CDS encoding amino acid ABC transporter ATP-binding protein: MIIKVNNLSKQYLEGDVILKGVNLDIEKGEVVSIIGPSGGGKSTLLRCLIGLEEIDSGDIKVPDKKKMGMVFQAFNLFPHKTAIQNIMESLIVVDKMDKSEAKKIAYDLLEKVGLKDRADFYPKALSGGQKQRVAIARALARNPEVLLFDEPTSALDPDMVKEVLNVIEQLRESSNITMVIVSHEIDFVNQISDRIVVMENGNIKDIIVNKKKRQVS; the protein is encoded by the coding sequence ATGATTATTAAAGTTAATAATTTATCTAAACAATATTTAGAAGGAGATGTTATACTTAAAGGTGTCAATCTTGATATAGAAAAAGGAGAAGTAGTTTCTATAATAGGTCCATCTGGAGGTGGAAAATCTACTCTTCTCAGATGTCTTATCGGCTTAGAAGAAATAGATTCTGGAGATATAAAAGTCCCTGATAAAAAGAAAATGGGAATGGTTTTTCAAGCTTTTAATCTTTTTCCTCATAAAACAGCTATTCAAAATATAATGGAATCACTGATAGTTGTAGATAAAATGGATAAATCTGAAGCAAAAAAAATAGCTTATGATCTTTTAGAAAAAGTTGGGCTTAAAGACAGAGCTGACTTTTATCCTAAAGCTCTTTCTGGAGGTCAAAAACAGAGGGTAGCTATTGCCAGAGCTTTAGCAAGAAATCCAGAAGTTTTGCTTTTTGATGAACCTACATCTGCTCTCGATCCTGATATGGTAAAGGAAGTATTGAACGTTATTGAACAGCTTAGAGAATCAAGTAATATTACTATGGTAATAGTAAGCCATGAAATAGATTTTGTTAATCAAATTTCTGACAGAATTGTTGTAATGGAAAATGGTAATATAAAAGACATAATTGTTAATAAGAAAAAAAGACAGGTTTCCTAA
- a CDS encoding ABC transporter ATP-binding protein has translation MQNMVHQDIPALVIDDVSKIYVQWQRSGKIKDIVKNLFSPEKREIKALDGVSFKVSKGEFLAYAGANGAGKSTTIKILSGILQPSSGNISVLGMFPGKERIKLMENIGVLFGQRTELWWDHPVITSYEWKKSVWNIPQEVFDENLAMVTELLDLSDILKTFARELSLGQRMRADLGMLLLHNPQIIFLDEPTLGLDVLAKKKMINFLKKLNREKGTTIVVTSHDMDDLEEMAERIILLSKGQIAFDGNFEELRKVQNNSSRLIITSTGEAPALDEMEFTGSEEGKYSYKFDKEKIKINDIFKKLSQYTEIVDIEIIKAPIEDIIADLYNSWKK, from the coding sequence ATGCAAAATATGGTTCACCAAGATATTCCAGCTTTGGTCATAGATGATGTAAGTAAAATATATGTGCAATGGCAGAGAAGTGGAAAAATAAAAGATATAGTAAAAAATCTTTTTTCACCAGAGAAAAGAGAGATAAAAGCTTTGGATGGGGTATCTTTTAAAGTATCCAAAGGGGAATTTTTAGCTTATGCAGGAGCTAATGGAGCTGGAAAAAGTACAACTATAAAAATACTTTCAGGAATTTTACAGCCATCAAGCGGGAATATTTCTGTGTTAGGAATGTTTCCTGGAAAAGAACGTATAAAACTTATGGAAAATATAGGAGTATTATTTGGGCAAAGAACAGAATTATGGTGGGATCATCCTGTAATTACAAGTTATGAATGGAAAAAATCAGTTTGGAATATACCACAGGAGGTTTTTGATGAAAATCTAGCTATGGTGACTGAGCTTTTAGACTTATCTGATATATTGAAAACATTTGCCAGAGAGCTTAGTCTAGGTCAACGTATGAGAGCTGATTTAGGAATGCTTCTTCTCCATAACCCACAGATAATATTTTTAGATGAACCAACATTAGGACTTGATGTTCTTGCTAAGAAAAAGATGATAAACTTCCTAAAGAAATTAAATAGGGAGAAAGGGACAACAATAGTTGTAACAAGTCATGACATGGATGATTTGGAAGAGATGGCTGAAAGAATAATATTACTCTCTAAGGGACAGATAGCTTTTGATGGAAATTTTGAAGAGTTGAGAAAAGTACAGAATAATTCCTCTAGATTGATTATAACTTCAACTGGAGAAGCACCAGCCTTAGATGAAATGGAATTTACAGGTTCAGAAGAGGGAAAATATAGTTATAAGTTTGATAAAGAAAAAATTAAAATAAATGATATTTTTAAAAAGCTTTCTCAATATACAGAGATTGTTGATATAGAAATAATAAAAGCTCCAATAGAAGATATCATAGCTGATTTATATAACAGCTGGAAAAAATAA
- a CDS encoding ABC-2 family transporter protein has product MDKIRTLIRMFKIYGKMDLLWFLRDTKYCLMYIFSDMISTLAVVVGVFLLAVKFDGIGGMTEKEIIFMLGYSVLVEGVFALFFISNNAGQISRTIGRGQMDHKMIQPVPVWMQLAAEGFSPVSGNGVLLCGIGLIYYSVSSSGINFSGIWLVMLLINLAASCTIMICTIYILSCTAFYAPAAAEEIASVGIGMFESLKNYPLGGMNKSTQIFFCSLIPVGMIAWFPSRILLGKFDIMIFMMMTATIFLVLAALIFKKGMRYYAKYGSPRYSSFGHR; this is encoded by the coding sequence GTGGATAAAATAAGAACTTTAATAAGAATGTTTAAAATATATGGAAAAATGGATTTGTTATGGTTTTTGAGAGATACTAAATACTGCCTAATGTATATATTTTCAGATATGATATCTACACTGGCAGTTGTAGTGGGAGTATTTCTTTTAGCAGTAAAATTTGATGGTATTGGAGGAATGACTGAAAAAGAAATAATATTTATGCTGGGATATTCTGTCTTGGTGGAAGGGGTGTTTGCATTGTTTTTCATAAGTAATAATGCAGGGCAGATAAGCAGAACAATAGGAAGAGGACAAATGGATCATAAGATGATACAGCCAGTTCCTGTGTGGATGCAGTTAGCAGCAGAGGGATTTTCTCCAGTATCGGGAAATGGAGTGCTTCTATGTGGAATAGGACTGATATATTATTCAGTTTCCTCTTCTGGAATAAATTTTTCTGGAATATGGCTAGTGATGCTTTTAATAAACTTAGCAGCATCATGCACTATAATGATATGTACAATATATATATTATCATGTACAGCATTTTATGCTCCAGCAGCAGCTGAAGAGATAGCTTCAGTTGGAATAGGGATGTTTGAATCATTAAAAAACTATCCACTTGGGGGAATGAATAAATCAACACAGATTTTCTTTTGTTCATTGATACCAGTTGGGATGATAGCATGGTTTCCAAGCAGAATACTTTTAGGCAAATTTGATATTATGATATTTATGATGATGACAGCAACAATATTTCTTGTTTTAGCTGCATTAATTTTTAAAAAGGGGATGAGATATTATGCAAAATATGGTTCACCAAGATATTCCAGCTTTGGTCATAGATGA
- a CDS encoding helix-turn-helix transcriptional regulator: protein MKKILGKKSPKIKVIIIFLISCIIIAITSYKEIVNINLGEKIKSQRLYNDLERKAEVVTMTLYDFKSSDKYKNYVISLASNQNIPYSKTQLFLELKKRNSVYGKLGYLVSVADNISDSITTLNGTTNKKDFYNSVGFPKDIESKEKYINCFEEDINIYLNDVKTQNNIIVSYIISLEKNNFFSEIMSEADKWYIFSNEKLINLGNNNKKFSKIEAQLIEILQSKKRNTINRDGYIQKELGKKFHIFYLPSFDLTLLYVQPSINILQIIFYESAKLLLVLGMVYILILISRYFIINPIKQLAEKMGYIKNKDEKELEYIENKIEEIQNINLTLQNKILSLRNYQKQKRIKEFITGITEHLDISLLNEISEIFKVDRYRVIIMEVFDIESVENIFDKFNLSKEHILKYFSEEVKCEVVGIDYKSITFILEECLSKDELEEVLKCLVFHIDRNFNLKFTLVVTNIYNDVLQMPKAYRMAKKMLDYKYIYKQNSVIFQDKIKENSFNKYYYPIEIESKLILRTLSSNEISVKRIIDEMFNQKSGQVIDKKYIQEFGILLYNTLNRVFIQLKEVNENIDIKDYKINEILEINNAVELKRVFQEKILAICKLTKLEEENDIESVKMKIERYLEENYMIDISLENLADHLGHSFKYTSVLFKKVIGDNFKNYLSIYRIEKSKEIMQENNGLRIKDLAELVGYNSSNTFIRTFRKYEGISPGKYFGIIEE, encoded by the coding sequence ATGAAAAAAATATTGGGAAAAAAATCTCCAAAAATAAAAGTAATAATTATATTTTTAATTTCTTGTATAATTATAGCAATTACTTCCTATAAAGAAATTGTAAATATAAATTTAGGAGAAAAAATAAAGAGTCAAAGGCTATATAATGATTTAGAAAGAAAAGCTGAAGTTGTTACTATGACTTTATATGACTTTAAATCAAGTGATAAATATAAAAATTATGTTATAAGCTTAGCTAGTAATCAAAATATTCCATATAGTAAAACACAACTTTTTTTGGAATTGAAAAAAAGAAATAGTGTTTATGGAAAATTAGGATATCTTGTAAGTGTAGCAGATAATATTTCTGATTCAATAACAACATTGAATGGAACTACAAATAAAAAGGATTTCTATAATTCTGTTGGTTTTCCAAAGGATATAGAAAGTAAAGAAAAGTATATTAATTGTTTTGAAGAAGATATTAATATATATTTAAATGATGTAAAAACACAAAATAATATTATAGTAAGTTATATAATTTCTTTAGAAAAAAATAATTTTTTCTCTGAAATTATGTCTGAAGCAGATAAATGGTATATTTTTAGTAATGAAAAATTAATAAATTTAGGAAATAATAATAAAAAATTTTCTAAAATAGAGGCTCAATTAATAGAGATATTACAAAGTAAGAAAAGAAATACTATAAATAGGGATGGATATATTCAAAAGGAATTAGGAAAAAAATTTCATATATTCTACTTACCATCTTTTGATTTGACTCTATTGTATGTTCAACCATCAATAAATATACTTCAGATAATTTTTTATGAGAGCGCTAAGCTTTTACTTGTTTTAGGAATGGTTTATATTTTAATTTTAATCAGCAGATATTTCATAATAAATCCAATAAAGCAATTAGCAGAAAAAATGGGATATATAAAGAATAAAGATGAAAAAGAGTTAGAGTATATTGAAAATAAAATAGAAGAGATTCAAAATATAAATTTAACTTTACAAAATAAAATTTTAAGTTTGAGAAATTATCAAAAGCAAAAAAGAATAAAAGAGTTTATAACAGGAATAACAGAACACTTAGATATTTCGCTTTTAAATGAAATTTCAGAAATTTTTAAGGTAGATAGATATAGAGTAATAATAATGGAAGTTTTTGATATAGAATCTGTAGAGAATATATTTGATAAATTTAATTTATCAAAAGAGCACATTTTAAAATATTTTTCAGAAGAAGTAAAATGTGAAGTTGTAGGAATTGATTATAAAAGTATCACTTTTATATTGGAAGAGTGCCTATCAAAAGATGAACTAGAAGAAGTTTTAAAATGTCTTGTTTTTCACATAGATAGAAATTTTAATTTAAAATTTACTTTAGTGGTTACAAATATTTATAATGATGTCTTACAAATGCCAAAAGCATATAGAATGGCAAAAAAAATGCTTGATTATAAATATATTTACAAACAAAATAGTGTTATTTTTCAAGATAAGATAAAAGAAAATAGCTTTAATAAATATTATTATCCAATTGAAATTGAATCTAAACTTATATTAAGAACTTTGAGCTCTAATGAAATAAGTGTTAAAAGAATAATAGATGAAATGTTTAATCAGAAATCTGGACAAGTAATAGATAAAAAGTATATTCAAGAATTTGGAATACTATTATATAATACTTTAAATAGAGTTTTTATTCAATTAAAAGAAGTAAATGAAAATATTGATATAAAGGATTATAAAATAAATGAAATATTGGAGATTAATAATGCAGTTGAGCTAAAAAGAGTGTTTCAAGAAAAAATATTAGCCATATGCAAACTTACAAAATTAGAAGAAGAAAATGATATAGAATCTGTAAAAATGAAAATTGAGAGATATCTTGAAGAAAACTACATGATTGATATTTCATTAGAAAATTTAGCAGATCATTTAGGACACTCTTTTAAATATACAAGTGTATTATTTAAAAAAGTAATAGGGGATAATTTTAAAAATTATCTAAGTATTTATAGAATAGAAAAATCTAAAGAAATTATGCAAGAAAATAATGGTTTAAGAATAAAAGACTTAGCAGAGCTTGTAGGATACAATAGTTCAAATACTTTTATAAGAACATTTAGAAAATATGAGGGAATTTCTCCAGGAAAATATTTTGGAATAATAGAAGAATAA